The Bacillota bacterium genome includes the window GTCCCCGTGTGCACACTTCTTTCGGGCGGGCTGGACTCCAGTGCCGTCACCGCCTTTGCGGCTGATTTTTTCAGGCGGGAGGGAAGAGGACCGCTGAGAACCTATTCCGTGGATTACGCTGATAACGACCGGTTCTTCCGTCCCAATCAGTTTGAGCCTAACGCCGACGCTCCGTGGGCGCAAAAAATGGCGGATTTTCTCTGCACAAATCATCAAGCGGTAATAATAAACACCCGAGAGTTGGCGGATGCTCTGGACACCGCGGTCCGGGCGCGCGACCTGCCGGGGATGGCCGATGTGGACTCGTCCCTGTATCTTTTGTCCTGCGCCGTTAAGAAGAAGGATACGGTGGGGCTTTCCGGTGAGGCCGCAGACGAGATATTCGGCGGGTACCCCTGGTTCCGCAGAGAAGAAGATATCAATTCAAACACCTTTCCGTGGATACGCATGATAAAGGAACGCTCACGGTTATTTTCACCTGAAATGCTTGCGCTTTTCCGTCCGGATGAGTATCTGTCTGAAAGGTACCGGGAAGCCCTGGCAGAGGTCCCGCAACTGCCGGGCGAGAATCCGCGCTGTGCGCGACTGCGTGAGATATCTTATTTGAGTATATTTCATTTCATGTCCGTACTTCTGGACCGAAAGGACCGGATGAGCATGGCCACCGGCCTTGAGGTGCGCGTGCCTTACTGCGACCACCGTCTGGTTGAATACGTGTGGAATATTCCGTGGGAGATGAAGTTTTGCGATCAAACCGAAAAGGGTATTCTGCGGCGGGCCCTTGCAGGCATCCTGCCCGAAAGCGTTCTAGGGCGGCGTAAAAGCCCTTATCCCAAAACCCACAACCCGGCATACACCGCCGCAGTCAAAAAACGGCTCGTGCGTATCCTGTCTGACCCGGGCTCACCTATACTGCCTTTGATTAACATAGAGGCGGTCCGTTTAATCGCCGAGGGTGAAGGTGGTATTCCCTGGTTCGGGCAACTGATGACCGGGCCGCAGATGATGGCCTATCTTATCCAGGTGGATATGTGGCTGCGTGAGTACAGGGTTAAAGTGTGCTGACAGACGCCGAGGATCCGGACGGCAGGACCCTTAAACATTGGGCGCTTAAATGCGCCTATTCTTTATTTAAAGTGGCATTCGACAGACGGTGGCGGTTTTACGGTATCCCGGTAATTATCAGTTTTAAAAATGCATAGTCTTAAGCGAGAAAGATAGAGAGGCTGCCGGGTACAGGTCGAATCGACCTGGAGAAGTGGGTTATTGAACAATAAGGCTTTAAGGTTATAGAGAAAGGGGCAGGTATATTGGTAAAGGGCAAAGTCAGAAAGATGTTCCCAGGGGGGAACACCCGCCGCGGCTTTCATTCATTGTACGATCATGTTATTGG containing:
- the asnB gene encoding asparagine synthase (glutamine-hydrolyzing), translating into MCGITGWVDWNEDLTRKRGIVNNMNETLSRRGPDASGIWLSPRAALAHRRLVVVDPEGGAQPMIRRRNGYAYVLTYNGELYNTPELQSELKARGYKFEGHSDTEALLLAFMEWGPECLERFNGIFAFAVWNEAEQSLFMARDRLGVKPLFYAVRGDAFIFGSELKALLAHPAVEPEVDASGLAEVFVMGPARTPGQAVFRNVYELKPGYSLRHDREGTRLRRYWSLKSLPHTDDIDTTVETVHGLLKDTVERQLVADVPVCTLLSGGLDSSAVTAFAADFFRREGRGPLRTYSVDYADNDRFFRPNQFEPNADAPWAQKMADFLCTNHQAVIINTRELADALDTAVRARDLPGMADVDSSLYLLSCAVKKKDTVGLSGEAADEIFGGYPWFRREEDINSNTFPWIRMIKERSRLFSPEMLALFRPDEYLSERYREALAEVPQLPGENPRCARLREISYLSIFHFMSVLLDRKDRMSMATGLEVRVPYCDHRLVEYVWNIPWEMKFCDQTEKGILRRALAGILPESVLGRRKSPYPKTHNPAYTAAVKKRLVRILSDPGSPILPLINIEAVRLIAEGEGGIPWFGQLMTGPQMMAYLIQVDMWLREYRVKVC